A genome region from Maridesulfovibrio salexigens DSM 2638 includes the following:
- a CDS encoding [FeFe] hydrogenase, group A — protein sequence MEGVEYSLYAPPVGVDADTVRFVRVDESKCEGCGACEEYCASGAIQSINDEGIHRIVDPVACMNCGQCLTNCPYGAIYEGVSFVDELAAKLKDPNTIVVSMPAPAVRYGLGECFGASTGTYVGGKMHAALRKLGFDYIWDNEFTADVTIMEEGTELLHRVKSQGSKDAMPLPQFTSCCPGWVKFAETFYPDLIPNLSTCKSPIGMLGPLAKTYGAKETKTDGKKIYTVSIMPCIAKKYEGVRSELDDAGYDRDIDATINTRELAYMIKAAGIDFNNLPDEDPDPVLGESTGAATIFGNSGGVMEAALRLAYEVLSGTKIPSPDIKVVRTHEGINTADVHVPNFGTVKVAVASGLDNAAKLCDEVRAGKSPYHFIEIMTCPGGCVNGGGQPLDPEIRASLFRSTVAQINKRFRARKIKA from the coding sequence ATGGAGGGTGTTGAGTACAGTCTTTACGCTCCTCCTGTGGGGGTTGATGCAGACACTGTCAGATTCGTGCGGGTTGACGAGTCTAAATGTGAAGGGTGCGGTGCGTGTGAAGAATATTGTGCCAGTGGTGCTATCCAGTCCATTAATGACGAGGGCATTCACCGGATAGTCGATCCTGTTGCCTGCATGAACTGCGGTCAGTGTCTTACCAACTGTCCGTATGGTGCTATTTATGAGGGGGTTTCCTTCGTGGATGAGCTTGCAGCCAAGCTCAAGGATCCGAATACCATTGTTGTTTCCATGCCTGCCCCGGCAGTTCGTTACGGTCTTGGTGAATGTTTCGGTGCTTCTACCGGAACCTATGTCGGCGGAAAGATGCATGCAGCATTGCGCAAACTTGGATTCGATTACATTTGGGACAACGAATTCACTGCTGACGTTACCATCATGGAAGAAGGTACCGAGCTCCTTCACAGGGTGAAAAGTCAGGGAAGCAAGGATGCAATGCCTTTGCCTCAGTTCACTTCCTGTTGTCCGGGCTGGGTAAAGTTTGCTGAGACTTTTTATCCCGACCTGATTCCCAACCTGTCCACCTGTAAATCTCCTATCGGTATGCTTGGTCCCTTGGCTAAGACATATGGTGCGAAGGAAACAAAAACAGACGGTAAGAAGATTTACACTGTTTCCATAATGCCCTGTATCGCCAAGAAGTACGAAGGTGTACGCAGTGAGCTCGATGATGCCGGATATGACCGTGACATCGATGCTACTATCAATACCCGTGAGCTTGCTTACATGATCAAGGCAGCTGGTATTGATTTTAACAACCTGCCTGATGAAGATCCTGATCCTGTTCTCGGTGAATCCACCGGTGCGGCTACCATCTTCGGTAACAGCGGTGGTGTAATGGAAGCGGCCCTCAGGCTTGCCTACGAAGTCCTTTCCGGCACCAAGATCCCCAGCCCTGATATCAAAGTTGTCCGTACTCACGAGGGTATTAACACAGCTGATGTTCATGTCCCCAACTTCGGAACTGTGAAAGTTGCTGTTGCTAGTGGGCTTGATAACGCTGCCAAGCTTTGTGATGAAGTTCGTGCAGGTAAATCTCCTTATCACTTTATCGAGATTATGACTTGTCCCGGCGGTTGCGTTAACGGTGGCGGACAGCCTCTTGATCCTGAAATCAGGGCTTCCCTGTTCAGGTCTACCGTGGCTCAGATCAACAAGCGTTTCAGAGCCCGCAAAATTAAGGCATAA
- a CDS encoding iron hydrogenase small subunit, producing MKLSRRSFIKAAGAVAGYAVLGVNIAKEAAAEVMDFVARRQNSVYAADANKDIYKYRKSQDNPMIVKIYDPKKGFLHDGPCGHKSHELLHTYYYDRSSKLNALKEKGIKLNL from the coding sequence ATGAAATTAAGCAGACGCAGTTTCATCAAGGCCGCAGGTGCGGTGGCCGGTTATGCGGTTCTGGGCGTGAATATTGCCAAAGAGGCAGCAGCGGAAGTCATGGACTTTGTTGCACGCCGTCAGAACTCTGTTTATGCAGCAGATGCCAACAAGGATATCTACAAGTATAGAAAATCTCAGGACAACCCCATGATCGTTAAAATTTACGATCCTAAAAAAGGTTTCCTGCACGATGGTCCTTGTGGGCATAAATCCCATGAGCTCCTGCATACTTATTACTACGATCGCAGCAGTAAGCTTAATGCCTTGAAAGAAAAGGGCATCAAGCTGAATCTCTAA
- a CDS encoding TM1266 family iron-only hydrogenase system putative regulator encodes MDKRLGIIGITIKDRYKSAPKVNQTLSEHGEIIVGRMGLPFREKGVNVIGIIIEATTDQVGALTGQLGMLQGVKVKSLLV; translated from the coding sequence ATGGATAAGCGTTTGGGAATTATAGGAATAACCATCAAAGACAGATACAAGTCTGCACCGAAGGTCAATCAGACCTTAAGTGAACATGGAGAAATCATTGTAGGGCGCATGGGACTTCCTTTCCGCGAAAAGGGCGTGAATGTCATCGGTATAATTATCGAGGCAACCACGGATCAGGTCGGGGCATTAACCGGGCAACTGGGCATGCTTCAAGGCGTAAAAGTCAAATCACTTCTCGTGTAG